Genomic window (Candidatus Eisenbacteria bacterium):
CCGGAACCGAGACGATACGGCTCCGGACCTACGGCGCCGCCTACTTCGAGCTGGCGCGCGACGGAGGGAAGCTCGCGGCATGGCTCTCCATCGGCGATCGGGTGCGGGTCCTGCTTCCCGGCATCCTCCTCGAGATCGCGCCCGACGGCGAGGAGAAGCTACCGTCCGGCGCGCTCGAGCGCATCCGCGCCGCCGTTCTCGACGCCTGAAGGATCGGGGCCGGCGACCTCCCGGCCCTTGATCTCTCCCCCGATGCCGATCGTGACGATGCTGAACGGAACAGGGCGGCCCGAGGCCTCGACGGCCATCCGGGCCGCCTGCGCGATCCCGCCGCAGCAAGGCACTTCCATCTTCACGACTGTCACGCTCCGCACGCCGGCGGTCTCGAGGATCGCGGAGAGCTTCTGCACGTAGGCGTTCAGATCGTCGAGCTTGGGGCATCCGACCACGACAGCCCGTCCCGCCAGAAACGTCCGATGGAAGTCGGCGAACGCGAAGGGAACGCAGTCGGCGGCGATCAACAGGTCGGCGTCCTTAAGGAACGGAGCGAAGGGGGGAACGAGCGCGAGTTGGAGCGGCCAGTTGCGCAGCGCCGACGGACTCTGGGGCCCCTCGGCGCCTTTCCCGTGCGGCACAGGCCGATCGAACGCGAGAACCCTTGCGGATGGGCAGGTCGGCACCGCATGGGCCGGCGCGGCGTGCGCCGGGGCGGCAGGCGCCGCGGCGGGCTCGGGAAGCTCGAAGCGCTCCGCCTCCCGCTCGATGACGCGCAACGCCCCCTGCGGGCACTCCCCCAGGCAGGCGCCCAGACCGTCGCAGTAGCTGTCCTTCACGAGCCGAGCCTTGCCATTGACGATCGCGAGCGCTCCCTCGTGGCAGGACGGAACGCAAAGTCCGCATCCGTCGCAAAGCTCTTCATCTATCTCGATGATCTTCCGAATCGCCATGTTCAAGCCTCCCGGCGCGCAGCGCGCCCCCGGGGATGAGGATCGGTCACGAGCGATTCCCTGGGTATGACTTGAGTCATCGGCGGGCGAAGGGAATCGTCAGGTCGCCGAACGAGAGCGCCCGTGGCGTGCCCGCGGCGGGCGCCCTGCGACCTGGCCGGCGAAGCGGCCAAGCCCGGGCGCTCCAGCGGCGCGCCTGCTCGCCTGTTGGATCCGGTCGGACGCGTCTAGGGACGCGGCCTCTCGAACAGGACCGGCGGGATGTCGGCATTGATGACGACCTGGTCCGCAGTCCTCGTAATCGCGAGCTGACCATCGTGCAGCGTCCTCGTGGTGTGCGGGATCTTGACCCCGCCGACCGGACGGAAATCCGAGAAGACCTCCGTCACCATGGCCGGCTCGCCTGTCGAGGACTTGCCGGGATAGCGCAGAGCGACCGGCATCTTGGTCGACCGATCCAGGAAGAGAAGCGTCTGGCTCAGCCCTCCGCCCTTGATCCTGAGGACGTCGCAGGCCTTCCCCTCCAACTCCTCAGGTTCGAGCGCCTGAGCCTGATAGCTCTCCTTCTTGGAGAAGAGGCTCCAGAGGTCCCGCGCCGCTTCCTCCCTGAGCTGGGCGATCTCTTGCGGAGTGAGATCGAGGATGGGGCTGTTTGCGACCTTGCGCCAACCGACCGAGTCGGTCACGGCCATGACGAGTTCGCCGAAGGGCAACTTCTGGTTGACGTACGCCCGCCCTTGCATCGCCCGCACGGTGCGCCCCGTGAAGATGATTTCCTGATCCGCCACCTTCCACCCGCCGTGGAAGTCGGTGGA
Coding sequences:
- a CDS encoding 4Fe-4S ferredoxin, whose amino-acid sequence is MAIRKIIEIDEELCDGCGLCVPSCHEGALAIVNGKARLVKDSYCDGLGACLGECPQGALRVIEREAERFELPEPAAAPAAPAHAAPAHAVPTCPSARVLAFDRPVPHGKGAEGPQSPSALRNWPLQLALVPPFAPFLKDADLLIAADCVPFAFADFHRTFLAGRAVVVGCPKLDDLNAYVQKLSAILETAGVRSVTVVKMEVPCCGGIAQAARMAVEASGRPVPFSIVTIGIGGEIKGREVAGPDPSGVENGGADALERAGR